The genomic region AACCGGACAAACCCCCGGCTCGGCTATGTTAATTCAAATTGCAAAGGCTGGCGGCTACAGCAGCATCGGTCAGACCTTTGTCAGTGGCAGTGATGTCAAAACCATGTTTGATAAGCAGTTAAAGTATTATGGCAGTAGTTCTATCCTGAACACTAAATACAACCGTATCGGTTTAGTGATTACCGAAACAGCTACCGGCAAGCTTTGCGTGCAGCTGCTGGCCACTAAGAAAGATGTACAGGTACAGCCGCAACCAGCTCCAGCACCCCAACCTGCTCCAGAGCCACAGCCACAGCCCGCTCCACAACCTGTTCCGCAACCGTCTACCTTTATGAGTGAGATGCAACAGCAAGTGGTAGATCTGGTGAACCAGGAAAGGGCAAAATATGGTCTCAAACCGCTAACAGCTAAGCAAGACCTTACTTCTGTAGCCCAGTTGAAGGCCCAGGACATGTATCAAAACCGGTACTTTGACCATACCTCTCCCACCTATGGGACTCCCTTTGACATGATGCGTAAGTTTGGTATTAGTTATACCGCAGCCGGTGAGAATATTGCTATGGGACAGAAGACAGCGGCCCAAGTTGTGCAGGACTGGATGAACAGCCCGGGACACAGGGCCAACATTTTAAATGCCAACTACAATGAGATTGGTATAGGTGTTTACAACAGTTATACCGGTTACGGCTACATCTGGGTTCAGATGTTTGCTCGGAGATAATCAGCAAATACAGGGTGTGAAGTATACCGCACCCTGTATTTTTTTGCCTACTTAGAAGTACCTATAGATATTTCCAATTAACACAGCTGTAACATAATTGCAAGGGGCCAATAGGCCCTGTTTCTTTATGTACATGACTAGGAAATGGAACCAGGGTTATTTGTCCTATAAACTTAAAAAAGCAAAGAAAAAAGCCCAATTTCTTGGGCCACACAAAAAAATATATAAACGGAGGTGTGTCTTCCTTTGTATTATAATCTAGCTTTGTTACAACTAAGTCACACCTTTATAACATTTTTGTAACTTTGCTTTAAAGTTAGACCAATTTGAAATTCAGAAACTAGGCTTAAGCAAGAATCTCAATACATTGGGCGATATTGTGATCAACTGCCAGAGTGGTATTACCCACCTTAAACACTACGGAAGGAGATTTCTGAATTACTTTTACCGGCATTCCCGGTAATACACCCATCGCCATGATCTTCTTTAAAATGTTATCATCTTTGGTATGAATTCCAGTAATAGTCCCACCTTTTCCTACTTCGGCATCGAGCAGCAGCATGGAATTTTTGTTAACAGCCACCTGTGACATAACTTTGGATATGGTTTCAGCCCGTCCAATACTCATGATTTCTTCACCCATTTCTTGACTAATTTAACAAGCCCGGCCTCAGGCATCATTTCATAATTGCATCTGGGGCATTTGATTTTTCGGCAACCATTACTCAAGGCACAACCGCTGCAGCCTTTGTTGGCCGTATCTTCCCTAAATTCAACGCCACAAAAACTACATTTCAATTAAATCCCCCCAATCATCTTTAATAACAGGTTTAGTACATATCCTGCCAAGAAAGCAAAGGGGAAAATAAATCCGGCGATGGCCAAGGCTGTTTTTAAGCCCCGTTCCTTCAGCATCATGCTAAACTGGGCGATGCAAGGTACAAACAAGGTGAGGGTTGCTGCTGCCACCACCAGCTGTTCGGTGGACAAAGCACCGTTCTGCTGCAGGTCGTACAGACCTGCAGCACCGTAATCCCTTCGGAAGAATCCAAATAGGAAGGCCACAGCTGCTTCTGCAGGTAAACCAATCAGGTTCATCACAGGTTCCAGGGCCTTCACAACCAGATCAAAGAGTCCTGTGAGTCTGCCAGCCCAAATAAGCACACTGGCTAAAATAAAGATGGGTAAAATTTCAAGAAAGTACCACTGCATACGAGTGTAGGTTTTGCTCACCACATTGGCGATGGTTGGCATTCTTAAAGGAGGCACTTCCATATAAAAGATCGGTTTGTCGCCGGGCATTAATTTAGCCGTAAGGAAGCCGATAAACAGGAAGACCAGCGTAAGGAAACTCACCCATGCGGCTAAAGCTAGGGGCTTGCCGGAGAGAAGGGCCAAAATAACCCCCAATTGAGCGGAGCAGGGAATGGCCAAGGCCAGCAGCAGGGTGGCAATGATGCGCTCTCTTTTGGTCTCCAAAGTTCTGGTCACCATCGTAGCCATCGTGTCGCATCCAAAACCCAGGGTCATGGGAATTACTGCCCGCCCGTTTAGGCCAATGGCCTTGAATACACGGTCCACCAGAAGGGCCAACCGGGGTAAGTAACCGGAATCTTCAATGATAGAAAAGGCGATAAAGAAGGTACCAACAATTGGTAAGATAATGGCAATAGCATAGCGAATACCTAACGTAATAATGCCATAATCATTGGCAATGAGGTCTTGAACAACTGGCCAGGGTATGTACCTGGCAGTCCAGACGTTTACCAGGGGATTAATATAGATTTCAAAAACATCCGCCTCCAAGAAATCCACCAGGGTACCGGCGCCAAAAACACCCACAAACTGGTACAGGCCGTAATATAGTACCAGAAGTAAGATCGGTATCCCGGTAAAGGGGTTTATGGTCAATTTATTGAGTATTTCAGAAAAACGATTGTTATCTGTAACTTTCCCTTCTTTAACAGCATCTGCCAAAAGGCTGTTGGTAAGTTCCTGTCTTTTCAAGGTAATCACATAGTTTATCGGTTGCTCAAAGGCCACAGAGGTTTCTTGGATAACTTTTTGAATACCAGCGTAAGAATTTTCCTTCTCCTGAACCAATTGGTGGATTTCTTTATCTCCCTGCAGGAGAAGCAATGCTATGGTTCTCGTGGAAAGTTTATAAGTATGCTTTAGGCTGCTCTCTATTTT from Desulfotomaculum nigrificans DSM 574 harbors:
- a CDS encoding CAP domain-containing protein gives rise to the protein MNLRLKKVSIFLAAFFVLGILLPFMAPQASLAAAGDDQDFVTLVNQARSKAGLPVLTYDRELSIQAANNLDYYLKTGQTPGSAMLIQIAKAGGYSSIGQTFVSGSDVKTMFDKQLKYYGSSSILNTKYNRIGLVITETATGKLCVQLLATKKDVQVQPQPAPAPQPAPEPQPQPAPQPVPQPSTFMSEMQQQVVDLVNQERAKYGLKPLTAKQDLTSVAQLKAQDMYQNRYFDHTSPTYGTPFDMMRKFGISYTAAGENIAMGQKTAAQVVQDWMNSPGHRANILNANYNEIGIGVYNSYTGYGYIWVQMFARR
- a CDS encoding ferrous iron transporter B, whose protein sequence is MASLLVNEMNYNTDIQAAVQKIESSLKHTYKLSTRTIALLLLQGDKEIHQLVQEKENSYAGIQKVIQETSVAFEQPINYVITLKRQELTNSLLADAVKEGKVTDNNRFSEILNKLTINPFTGIPILLLVLYYGLYQFVGVFGAGTLVDFLEADVFEIYINPLVNVWTARYIPWPVVQDLIANDYGIITLGIRYAIAIILPIVGTFFIAFSIIEDSGYLPRLALLVDRVFKAIGLNGRAVIPMTLGFGCDTMATMVTRTLETKRERIIATLLLALAIPCSAQLGVILALLSGKPLALAAWVSFLTLVFLFIGFLTAKLMPGDKPIFYMEVPPLRMPTIANVVSKTYTRMQWYFLEILPIFILASVLIWAGRLTGLFDLVVKALEPVMNLIGLPAEAAVAFLFGFFRRDYGAAGLYDLQQNGALSTEQLVVAAATLTLFVPCIAQFSMMLKERGLKTALAIAGFIFPFAFLAGYVLNLLLKMIGGI
- a CDS encoding FeoA family protein — its product is MSIGRAETISKVMSQVAVNKNSMLLLDAEVGKGGTITGIHTKDDNILKKIMAMGVLPGMPVKVIQKSPSVVFKVGNTTLAVDHNIAQCIEILA